The Zhihengliuella sp. ISTPL4 genomic interval CCGATCGACGTGGCCGCCATCGCCGCGGACGTCGAGTCGTCCCTGGGCAGCCCGGCGATCGTTCCCGAAGCCGACGAGTTCTGGCGGGTGAACGCCGCCGAGCTCCAGAGCGGAGCCCCCGTCGTCTGGGAGGTCACCCTCGCGCCCGCGGCACAGGACGAGCGCGGGTTCATCAAGCTCGCCCAGGCCTTCGACGCCGACGCCTCCTGGGCTCCGCAGCGCCTGAACGGCATCGCCCCGACCGACACCGTGCGCATCGGCGGCCGGGAGTGGGACGTCTATCAGCCCGGTTCCGCCGGCGCCGAGGCGAACGTCACGTACGCCCTCGGCACCCAGGCCGGCGACGACTACGTGCTCCTCTACGGCTCCCGCTCGGCGGATTCCACTGCCGAGCTCGCGGAGTCGCTCATCCCCCAGATCCGCACCGTCTCGGAGGCCCGATGACCCACCCGCTGACCCCCGCCGCCGCCTGGAAGCAGATGCAGGACGGCAACCGTCGCTTCGTCCGCGACGAGCCCCAGCACCCGAACCAGAACGTCGACCGCCGCAAGGACCTCACCGCAGCCCAGCACCCCGTCGCGACGCTGTTCGGCTGCTCGGACTCCCGTCTCGCCGCCGAGATCATCTTCGACCTCGGCCTCGGCGACCTCTTCGTCGTGCGGAACGCCGGACAGGTGATCGGCGAGTCGATCGTGGCCAGCCTGGAGTACGCGGTCGCCGTCCTCGAGGTACCGCTCATCGTGGTGCTCGCGCACGACTCCTGCGGTGCGGTGCGCGCCGCCATCGACGGCACGGCCATCGACGCCGATCCGCTGCCTCCGCACATCTGGAAGCTCATCGCGCCGATCGTCCCGGCCGCGCGCAAGGTCCTCGCGGAGAGCGGCGGCGGCACGGTGGCGGACATCGATGCGGAGCTCGTCGGACGTGAGCACCTGCGCAACACCGTCAACGACCTGCTGCAGTCGTCCGAGATCATCAGCAACGCCGTCGCCGAGGGCCGTCTCGGCATCGTCGGCGCCAACTATCGTCTGGCCGAGGGTGAGGCAGCGCCCGTCATCACGGTCGGCATCGAAGCCGAGGGGATCGACCCCGCAACCAAGGAGGGTTCGGAATGACCGACACCGAGTACCGCATCGAACACGACACCATGGGTGAGGTGCGAGTGCCCGTGAACGCGCTCTACGGGGCGCAGACGCAGCGCGCTGTGGAGAACTTCCCGATCTCCGGCAAGGGCCTGGAGTCCACGCAGATCGCCGCACTCGCGCGCATCAAGAAGGCCGCCGCGCTGGCGAACAAGGAGCTCGGCACGCTCGACGGCACCATCGCCGACGCCATCGCCCAGGCCGCCGACCAGGTCGCCGCGGGCAGCCACGACGGCGAGTTCCCGGTCGACACCTACCAGACCGGTTCCGGCACCTCGTCGAACATGAACATGAACGAGGTCCTGGCGACGCTCGCGAGCCGCATCCTCGGCTCGACCGTGCACCCCAACGACCACGTGAACGCCTCCCAGTCGTCGAACGACGTGTTCCCGACCTCGGTGCACATCGCGGTCACGCAGGCGCTCATCGACACCCTGATCCCGGCGCTCGACCACCTCGCGGTCGCACTCGAGGCCAAGGCGGAACTCTGGAAGGACGCGGTCAAGTCCGGCCGCACGCACCTCATGGACGCGACGCCCGTCACGCTCGGCCAGGAGTTCGGCGGCTACGCCCGCCAGATCCGCCTGGGCATCGAGCGCGTGCAGTCGGCGCTCCCCCGCGTGGCCGAGGTACCCCTGGGCGGCACCGCCGTCGGCACCGGCATCAACACGCCGCTCGGCTTCCCGCAGAAGGTCATCGAGCTGCTCGCAGCCGAGACCGAGCTGCCCATCACCGAGGCGAAGGACCACTTCGAGGCGCAAGCCAACCGTGACGGTCTCGTCGAGGCCTCCGGCGCGCTCCGCACCATCGCGGTCTCGCTGACGAAGATCAACAACGACCTGCGTTGGATGGGCTCCGGTCCCAACACCGGCCTCGGCGAGCTGCACATCCCCGACCTGCAGCCGGGGTCGTCGATCATGCCGGGCAAGGTGAACCCGGTCGTTCCCGAGGCCGTGCTGATGGTGTGCGCGCGCGTCATCGGCAACGACGCGACCGTCGCCTGGGCCGGGGCCTCCGGTTCGTTCGAGCTGAACGTCGCCATCCCGGTCATGGGCACCGCGCTGCTCGAGTCGATCCGTCTGCTGTCGAACGCCTCCCGGGTGCTCGCCGACAAGACCATCGACGGCCTGCAGGCGAACCTCGACCGCGCCGCCGCCTTCGCGGGCATGAGCCCGTCGATCGTGACCCCGCTGAACAAGCTGATCGGCTACGAGGCTGCGGCGAAGATCGCGAAGCACTCGGTGGCCAAGGGCATCACGGTGCGCGACGCCGTGATCGACCTCGGCTACGTCGAGCGCGGCGAGCTCACCCTCGAGCAGCTCGACGAGAAGCTCGACCTGCTGTCGATGACCCACCCGGGCTGATCCACGCCCGACACGGATGCCGCGAGGACCTCGGTCCCCGCGGCATCCGTCGTCTCCGGCTCCGTATCGTGCAGGTGACGGGTCAGCTCAGTTCGCCGCCCTCCAGGAGGTCGGTGACGAGGGCGGCGATCGCGGAGCGCTCCGAGCGGGTCAGGGTGACGTGGCCGAAGAGGCCGTGTCCCTTGAGGGTCTCGATGACGCTCGCGATGCCGTCGTGCCGGCCGACCCGCAGGTTGTCCCGCTGCCCGACGTCGTGGGTGAGGATGACGCGCGAGTTCTGTCCCATGCGACTGAGCACCGTGAGGAGCACGTTCCGCTCCAAAGACTGCGCCTCGTCCACGATCACGAAGGCGTCGTGCAGGGACCGTCCGCGGATGTGGGTGAGGGGCATCACCTCCAGGAGTCCGCGTTCGACCACCTCATCGATGACGTTCCCCGAGACCACGGAGCCGAGGGTGTCGTACACCGCCTGACCCCAGGGGTTCATCTTCTCGCCCTGGTCGCCCGGCAGATACCCGAGCTCCTGGCCGCCCACGGCGAACAGCGGACGGAAGACGATGATCTTCTTCTGCTGCTGGCGCTCCAGCACGGCCTCCAGCCCCGCGCACAGCGCGAGCGCCGACTTGCCGGTGCCTGCGCGACCGCCCAGCGACACGATGCCCACCTCCGGGTCGAGGAGCAGGTCGATCGCGATGCGCTGCTCGGCGGAGCGCCCGTGCATGCCGAAGATGTCGCGGTCGCCGCGGACGAGCCGGAACTCGCCGTCGCCGGTGACCCGACCGAGGGCCGATCCGCGCTCGGAATGGATGATGAGACCGGTGTTGACCGGAAGCCCGTGCACGTCCTCGCTGAGCCCGACCTCGCTCTCGTAGAGGTCGCTGATGTCGTCGCCGGAGAGGTCGAGGGTGGCGATCCCCGTCCAGCCCGAGTCCACGGCCTGCTCCGCGAGGTACTCCTCGGCGCGGAGCCCCAGGGACGCGGCCTTCACCCGCATCGGGAGGTCCTTCGACACGATGGTCACGTCCTGGCCATCCTGCGCGAGGTGCATCGCCACGGAGAGGATGCGGCTGTCGTTGTCGCTCAGGCGGATCCCGGCCGGGAGCACCGAGAGGTCGGCGTTGCCGAGTTCCACGCGAAGGGTGCCGCCCTCGCCGACCTCCACCGGGAAGTCGAGGCGGCCGTGCTCGACGCGGAGGTCGTCGAGATGGCGCAGCGCCTGGCGGGCGAAGTAGCCGATCTCCGGATCGTGCCGCTTGCCCTCGAGCTCGGTGATGACCACCACCGGAAGGACCACGGAGTGCTCCGCGAAGCGGAAGAGCGCCTGCGGATCGCTCAGCAGGACCGAGGTGTCGAGGACATAGGTGCGCAGATCCTGGTCGGGTTCTGCGGCCGCGGCCTGTCTCGTCGTCTGACGGGTGGACTGCTGCGCGGTGCTGGTGGACTGCTGCGCTGAACGTGTGGTCACGACCCACTCCCGACCCGGGGATTCCCGGCTATTCGAACGAGTCGACCAGGGGGTCACGAGTCGCGAACCTGAGGCCGACCCGACCGGGCGCCTTGCCCGATGCCTTGACCGTACGACCGCCCGGGGGTTTTCCACGGACAAGACACGCCAGCGATTCGTTACGGGACGATGAACGATTCCTTGCCGAACGCGCCGAGGGTCTCATCGAGCAGTGCGAGGGTCTCGGCGTCGGTGCCCGCGTGCGGCGCGACCCGGATCGACCCGCCGCGCGCCGTGACGACGAGTCCCGCGTTCGCGAGGGCCGCCGCGAGGCGGGCAGGGTCCTCCGGTGCGAGGGCGACGATCCCCGCGCGTTCGCTGCGCTCGCGTGGCGAGGCGACCGCGATCCCGTGGCGGTCGGCGGTCTCGATCACCGCGTCCACCTGCGCGGCGACCCGCTCCTCGATGGCCGCCACCCCCGCGTCCCTGACGTCGCGGACCCCGATCGCCAGCCGGCCCGCCGCGAGCGGGTCGGGCATGCTGACCGTGTACGCCCGCGCGTCTGCGGCCGGGGCCGGAAGCTCGTCGACGAACAGCCCGCTCGCCGTCGTCCCCGTGATGCCGGAGAGGACGGGCGCGATGCGCTCCCGCGCCTGCGGGGAGAACCAGGCGAAGCCGGTGCCGCGGCCCGCACGCAGCCATTTGTACCCGTGCCCGACGACGGCGTCCGCTACGGTGTAGTCGGTCTCGATCACGCCGAAGGACTGCACGGCGTCGACGATGAGGAGGCGGTCGGGCCCGAGGACGTCCCGCAGCGCGGCGAGGTCGGCCCGGTAGCCGGTGCGGAAGTCGACGTGGCTGACGGCCAGTGCCACGACGTCGTCGTCGAGAATCGCGGCGACCGCGTCGGGCGTGACACGCCCGTCGTCGGGCGTGATCCAGCGCGGCGTCACCGTCCGGTCGGAGGCCGTCGCCGCGCGCTCCAGGGTGAGGCTGACGCTCGGGAACTCCGCCGTGCTCGCGACCACCGCACCCGTGATGCCGTAGAGCGCGTGCATCAGGCCGTGCGTCGACGACGGCTGCAGCGTGACGTCAGCGGCCTGCACACCCAGCAGGTCGGCGACGACGTCCTGGGCCTGCGCGATCCGCTCGCCGACGAGCGCCAGCGACGAGGGCCGCCCGTTGCCGAGGAGGTCCGCATCGGCGAAGACCTCGGCGCGGACCGAGGGCGAGACGGGGCCGAACGCCGCCCAGTTCAGATACCCCGGATCGGCGTCGAAAGTACCGAGGTAGTCGTCGAAGGTGCTCACCGGGTCATTCTGACACGCACCCGCACAGCTCGGCTCACCGTCCGAATCGACGGTCCCGGTCGGCGAAATCGCGGATCGCGCGGAGGAAGTCGACCTGTCGGAGATCGGGACCCAACGCTTCGACGAAGTAGAACTCGCTGTGGGCGCTCTGCCACAGCAAGAAGTCGCTCAGGCGCTGCTCGCCGCTCGTGCGGATCACGAGGTCCGGGTCGGGCTGACCACCCGTGTAGAGGTGCTCGCCGATCATCTCCGGGGTGAGCTGGGCCGCGAGGTCCTCCATCGTGCCGCCCGACGCTTCGTGCTTCGTGATGATGCTGCGCACCGCGTCGACGATCTCGTTGCGGCCTCCGTAGCCCACCGCGAGGTTCACGTGCAGCCCGGTGTGATGCTTCGTCCGCTCCTCCGCGTCGGCGAGCACCCGTGCCAGCTCCGCGGGCAGGATGTCGGAGCGGCCGACGTGCTTCACCCGCCAGTTCCCCTTCAGCGACAGGGCTTCCGCGAGCTCCGCGATGATCTCGATGAGGTCGGCGAGCTCCGCCGAGTCGCGCTTGCGCAGGTTGTCGCTGGAGAGGAGGTAGAGCGAGACGACCCGCACCCCCAGCTCATCGCACCACCCGAGGAACTCCTGCATCTTGGCGGCCCCCGCACGGTGCCCTTCGGCGGCGGTGTCGAACCCGAGCTGCCGCGCCCACCGGCGGTTGCCGTCGATCATCATCGCGACGTGGTGCGGAACGGAGGCCGGATCGAGCTGACGACGCAGCCGGCTGGTGTACAGCCGGTACAGCGGCCCACGCCCCGGGCTCTCGCGTGACATCACCCACCTACGCTACCCTGCCCCGCCCTTCCGCGCCGGTGCAGAACCTGGGGACATGTACGGTTCGCGGCATGCGCGCCCGCTTAGAGTGAGCACGTGAGCACTTCCGACCAGACCGGCGCCGACGTCCCTCAGCTGCCGCTGCTCGAAGCGGCGGCCGCCGATGCGGCGACCGAGATCAAACCGACCTGGCGCGGCTGGATCCACGCGGGCACCTTCCCCGTCGCGATCGTCGCGGGCATCGTCCTCGTCGCCGTGTCGCAGGGCGCCGCGGCGAAGTGGGCCGCGGTGGTCTTCATGGCTACGTCGCTGCTGCTCTTCGGGAACTCGGCCGTGTATCACCGCTTCAACTGGCGTCCGCGGGTGAAGGGCATCCTGAAGCGCATCGATCACGCGAACATCCTGCTGCTCATCGCCGGCACCTACACGCCGCTCGCGACCCTGGCGCTACCTCCGGAGAAGGGCGTCCTGCTGCTGTCCCTGGTCTGGGGCGGCGCGATCCTCGGCATCCTCTTCCGCGTGTTCTGGATCCACGCGCCGCGCTGGCTCTACGTCGCACTGTACCTGCTGCTCGGCTGGGCCGCGGTGATGTACATCGTCGACCTGCTCGACGCCAACGTGGCCATGATGGTCCTCGTGATCGTCGGCGGTCTGCTCTACACGGGCGGCGCCATCGTCTATGCGCTGAAGAAGCCGAACCCGTGGCCCGGACACTTCGGCTTCCACGAGATCTTCCACGTGTGCACGGTCCTGGCGTTCCTGTGCCACTGGACCGCGTGCCTGCTGATCGCCCTGCACCCGCTGTCGCCGTCGCTCGGCGCGCCCTGAGCCGGGGTCAGCGCTCGCGCGGCTCCTCATCGCCGTCGGGCGTCGCGGATGCCCCCGGCGCGGTGCGACCGGCGTCCGCGGCGCTCTCGGCGGCACGCGCGGCCTCTTCCGCGTCGAGCTCCTCACGCACCTCTTCGCGGTACCGCACCCGGCGGATGCGACGGTTCATGTCCCAGATCAGCAGGATCACGGCGACGAGCACGATGACGATCACCGCGAAGCCGGCGAAGCCCGGCGTGACCGACTCCGGAGCCACCGTCATCGACGGCGTCGGCATCGGAGTCTCGGAGAGGAAGCGCATGAATCGGCCTTTCGTACGCAGGTCGCATAACCTGTTAACACCAGCCTAACGACCGGAAGACCCCACCTGTGACGACCGCCCTCCCGCTCGACGAACGCTACGGCCGCACCCGCCGAGGCCGGTGGCCGTGGTGGGTGGCCGGCGCCGTGGCCGTGGTCCTGGTCGCCGTCTTCGGATGGTTCACGGTGAGTCAGTCCATGAATTCCGTCGATGCCGACGACCTGGGCTTCGAGCTCGTGGACGAGCACGCCGTCGATGTGCGATTCCAGGTGACCGGCGTGCAGGGCAAGGACGTCGTGTGCGTGCTCGAAGCCCTCGACGAGGAGTTCGGCGTGGTGGGCTGGAAAGTCGTGGAACTCCCGGCCGGGGACGCCCACTCCCTCACCCGGGCGGAGCGCATTCCGACCGTCGCCGAGGCCACGACAGGTTTGGTGAACACCTGTTGGGTCGCCTAGACTGATCCCAGACAGACGACGCCCCGGCACCGTGCCGGGGCGTCTTGGCATATCCCCCGCGGCATCTCGGCGGGATCCCGATAGAAGGAGCTTCGTCATGTCCACCGATGCTCAGGTCCCCTTCCTCACGCAGGAAGCCTACGACCGGCTCGTCGCCGAGCTGGAACACCTCTCCACCGTCGGCCGCGACGAGATCGCCAAGCGCATCGAGGCGGCCCGCGAGGAGGGCGACCTCAAGGAGAACGGCGGCTACCACGCCGCCAAGGACGAGCAGGGCAAGCAGGAGGCGCGCATCCGCACCCTGGAGGCCCTGCTGAAGACCGCAAAGGTCGGCGAAGCCCCCGCCAGCCGTGGCATCGTCGAGCCGGGTACTGTCGTGACCGCGGTCGTCGCGGGCGGTGAGGAGGTCTTCCTCCTCGGCAGCCGTGAGATCGCCGCCGGCAGCGACCTCGACGTCTACAGCGAGGCGAGCCCGCTGGGGCAGGCGATCCTCGGCCTCAAGGTCGGCGACTCCTCGTCGTACGAGGCGCCGAACGGCCGCTCGATCAGCGTCGAGATCGTGAAGGTCGAGACCTACACGGGCTGATGCTCCCGGAACCGGAAACCGTACCCCCTCGACCGCAACGGTCGAGGGGGTACGTCGTATCGGGCGCCCTCAGTCCGGGACGACGATCGGCGCGAAGCCGGCGCGACGGAGGGTGTCGAGCGTGTGGTCCGAGTGCTCGGCCCCGCGGGTCTCCACGCTGAGCTCGAGGATGACCTCGCTGATCTGCAGCCCGTGTCCGTGACGGGTGTGCATCGCCTCGATGACGTTCGCCCCCGCCTCCGCGATGAGCTCGGACACACGCGCGAGCTGCCCGGGGCGGTCGGGCAGGGGGATGCGGATCGTGAGGTATCGACCGGAGGCGGCGAGGCCGTGCGAGACCACCCGTTGCAGCAGCAGCGGGTCGATGTTGCCGCCGGACAGCACCGCCATCGTCGTCCCGGTCGCCGACACGCGTCCGGAGAGGATGGCCGCCACTCCGGCGGCCCCGGCGGGCTCGACCACGACCTTCGCCTGCTCCAGGAGGACAAGCATCGCACGCGCGAGGTCGTCGTCGGACACCGTGACGACCTCGTCGACGAGGTCCTTGATGATCTCGAAGGGCACGGCCCCGGGCCGGGCGACGAGGATGCCGTCCGCGATGGTCGGCCGCGTCACGATGTCGACCGGTTCCCCGGCCTCCAGCGACGGCGGCACCGCGGCGGCGTTCTCCGCCTGCACCCCGATCACCCGGATCGTGCGGCCCAGCTCGGCGGCCTTCGCCTTGACCGCGGCGGCGACACCGGCGATCAGGCCGCCGCCGCCGATGCCGAGGACGACAGTGTCGATCTCCGGTGCGTCCTCCAGCAGTTCCAGCCCGAGGGTGCCCTGCCCGATGACGATGTCCCGGTGGTCGAACGGATGGATGAGCACAGCACCCGTGCGCTCCGCGAATTCGGCGGCCAGTCGCAGCGAGGTGGCGACTGTCTCCCCCTCGAGCACGACGTCGGCGCCGTACCCACGGGTGGCGAGCAGCTTCGGGACCGGGACCCCGAGCGGCATGAAGATCGTGGCCGGGATGCCCAAGGCCTGCGCGGCCAGCGCGACGCCCTGCGCGTGGTTGCCCGCCGAGGCCGCGACGACACCGCGGGCGCGCTCCTCCGCGCTGAGCCGGGAGAGCCGGTAGGCGGCACCGCGGATCTTGAAGGAGCCGGTGCGCTGCAGGTTCTCCATCTTCAGCAGCACGGGGGCGCCGAGCGCATCGGACAGCGCCCGCGAGGGCAGCGTCGGGGTGTGCGAGATCACCTCAGCCAGACTTCGAGCCGCGTCCTGGAACTCGGTCAGGCTGGGGACTACGCTCATCGATTCCTCCGTCTCCGCTCACGCGGAACTGTGCTCCAGATCAGGTCTCCGCTCGGCCCGACACCGGTGCGCCAGGACCCCGAGCTGATGGTCACCGCGGCGACGTTGACGAACGCGGCCAGCGGGACGGCGAAGAGGGCACCGGGGATGCCCGCGATCATCGCGCCGCCCGCGACCACGAGGACGACGGCGAGCGGATGCACCTTCACGGCAGAGCCCATGAGCAGCGGCTGGAGGATGTGCCCCTCGATCTGCTGGACGGCCAGCACGACGACGAGCATCCAGAGCGCGATCCAGGGTCCGTTGTAGACCAGGGCGAGGAAGACGGCGACAGCGCCGGTCACGACCGCACCGACGATCGGGATGAACGAGCCGAGGAACACGAGGACCGCGACGGGCAGTGCGAGCGGAACCTGCAGCAGGAAGGCGCCGAGGCCGATGCCGATCGCGTCGATCGTCGCCACGAAGAGCTGCGTCCGCGCGTAGTTGACGATAGTGGTCCAGCCGTTGCGCGCGGCGCCGTCCACGGCGGGACGAGCCTTACGCGGGAAGATGCGCAGCGTCCAGCGCCAGATGCCGGCGCCGTCGGCGAGCAGGCAGATGAGGATGAACAGCGCCAGCAGAGCGCCCGTGGCCACATGCCCGACCGTGGTGCCGATCGCGAGCGCCCCGGTCCACAGCAGCTGAGCCTGTTCGCTCACGAAGTCGAGGCCCTGCTGCAGGTAATCGGCGATCTGGGTGTCGGAGAGGTTGAGCGGTCCGTCGTGCAGCCACACCTGGAACTGATCGAAGGCCTCTGTCGTGCGCTGCTGCACATCCGGGAGCTGCGCACGCACCTGCCAGACGACGAGCCACATCAGTCCGGTGACGATGGCGATCGTGCCGAGAAGCGAGATCGCGATCGCGAGCCAGCGCGGGAATCCCCGACGCAGCATCCAGGAGAAGGCGGGCCACAGGAGGGCGGTGATGAGGATGCCGACCATGAGCGGGATGACCAGCAGCTTGAGCAGCATCACCAGCCAGATGAAGACGCCGACGGCCGCCGCGATGAGCAGCAGGCGCCAGGCATAGCTCGCGGTGATGCGCAGCGGCAGGGGCACCGCCTCGTCGGCTTCGGTCGTCACGGTCCGCTCGGTCACCACGGGGCGCGGACGGAACAGATCGCGCAGCCGGGGTCGCTGGTCCTCGCTCATCGCCTCAGTCTACGGTCATGCCGTATGCCCTTCGACGTATCTTGCGCACGGCGACGATGTCCGATACCGGGGATACGCTGGCGGCGTGACCGACACCCTCAGTCCCGCCCAGGCACGACGGATCGCCCTCGCCGCGCAGGGATTCACCCGCGCCCGTCCCGCGACCGTGTCCGGACGCCACTTGCATCGCGTGATGGAACGGCTCGGCGTCCTGCAGATCGACTCGGTCAACGTGTTCGCCCGCTCGCACTACCTCCCGCTCTTCTCCCGGCTCGGGGCCTACGATCCGGCGCTCCTGGACCGCCTCTTCCTCTCCCGCACGACGCACTACGTCGAGTACCTCGCCCACGAGGCCACCTTCATCCCCGTCGAGGACTGGCCGCTCTGGCGCTTCCGCATGGAGGACTTCCAGCGTCGCTGGGCCGGAGAGGACTCCTGGCTCCGCACGAACGCGCGAACGGTGCAGTGGGTGCAGGACGAGCTCCGTGCGCGCGGACCGCTGCGCCCCGTCGACCTCCGCGCCGACGCCCCGCGGGAGCGCGGCACGTGGTGGGACTGGGACGAGGTCAAGCTCGCCCTCGAACATCTGTGGCGCACGGGCGACGTCGCCGTGAGCGGGCGCCGCGGGTTCGAGCGCACGTACGCGCTCGCCGAGCAGGTCATCCCCGACGGCATCCGCTCCCGGGAGGTCTCGCGCGAGGACGCCATCCGTGAGCTCGTCCGACGCGCGGCGCGGTCCAGCGGCGTCGCCACCGCGGCAGACCTGGCGGACTACTACCGCCTCCGCGACCGAGCCGCGGTGACGGCGTCGATCGCCGACCTCGTCGATGCCGGCGAGGTGCTACCCGTGTCGGTCCGCGGTTGGGAACGCGGCGGCCGTCCGCTGCCCGCCTGGCGGCACTGCGACGCCGTGCTCCCGCGACGGGTCGAGACCGCCGCTCTCCTCACCCCGTTCGATCCCGTGGTGTGGTTCCGGGAACGCGCGCTGCGGGCGTTCGCGCTGGACTACCGCATCGAGATCTACGTGCCCGCCGCGAAGCGCCGCTACGGCTACTACTCCCTTCCCGTGCTGGTCGGCGACCGGATCGTCGCGCGCGTCGATCTGAAAGCGGATCGCGCCACCTCGACCCTCCAGGTGCAGTCGGCGTGGTGGGAGCCGCAGGCCCGACCGGGGGATGCCGACGCGATCGCCGCGGAGCTCCTGCTCGCCGCGCGATGGCAGGGTCTCTCCCGCGTCTCCGTGTCCGGATGGGGCGACGCGACCGCTGCCCTGCACGCGGCCCTCTCCACGGCCGCTCCGAACGAGGTGCGCCGTCACGTCCATGTCCGAGAGGGCGCGACATGACCCGACGTCGGTGGTGGGTCGTCGGCGGACTCGTCGCGATCCTCGTGGTCGCCGGGGCGGTGTGGTGGGGTGTGTCCGCGCTGCGCTCCCCCAGTCCCGAGGAGGCGGCCCTGGCGTACCTCCGAGCGCTGGAGTCGGGCGACCCGGAAGCGGTCACGACCACCGGGACCGCGGTGTCGGACACCGCCCTCACCGCGTTCGCTGGCACGACGTCGACCATCGAGGATGCCGAGGTCACCAGCATCCGCGACCGTGACGGCGCGGTGTCCGCGACCGTGACCTTCCGGCTCGGCGGTGCCGACCAGGAGGCGCGCCTCACGCTCACGCAGGAGAGCGGCCGGTGGGCCGTCGACGGCTCCGGCCTCGGCGCGATCACCGCCACGACGACGATCGGCACGGCGGTCCAGGTCGGTGGAGCCGCCGTCCCGGTAGACGAGGAGACCGCCCTGCTCCCCGCGGTGTATCGCGTGTCCGCCGCGCCGGCGTCGCTGCTCACGGGCGCCGCCGAGGCCGTGGTGCTGCCGGGTAGCCCCACCGCCGCCGAGGTCGCGGCGGAGCTGCGTCCTGCGGCAACCGAAGCGGCACAGGAGAAGCTCGACGCCTACCTGCAGGACTGCACGGCCGGCGGCAGCATGATTCCCGAGAACTGCGGGATCCGGCTTCCCTGGGGCACAGAGTTCCGTGCGTTCTCCGACGTCGCGTTCCAGGTCGAGCGATTCCCCGGAGTGACCCTCACCTCAGCCGCGTTCACCGCCGACGACGGCATCCTCACGGCGACGGTCACCGGCGTGGGACACGACGGGACGACACGCACGGTCACCTATCGGAACACGGCATGGAGCGTCCGGGGAGACATCGCCGTCACCGCAGACGAACTCGCCCTCACCGTGTGGTGAGGGCGAGGATCAGAACTGCACGCGAGGTGGCTCCGAGATGGCGCCGCTGTCGGCGACCTCGAAGAACTCGCGCTCGGTGAAGCCGAGCCCCTTCGCGAAGAGGTTGTTGGGGAACACCTTGATCTTGGTGTTCAGCTCGCGCACGCCGCCGTTGTAGAAGCGCCGCGCCGCCTGGATCTTGTCCTCGGTGTCGACCAGCGCCTGCTGCAGCTGGAGGAAGTTCTGGCTGGCCTGCAGCTGCGGGTATGCCTCAGCGACGGCGAAGAGACTGCGCAGCGCTTGCTGGAGGTGGCCCTCGGCGATCCCCGCCTCACCGGGACTGCCGGCGGAGAGCGTCTCTGCGCGAGCGCGCGTGACGTTCTCGAAAACCGCCTTCTCATGCGAAGCGTAGCCCTTGACCGTCTCGATCAGATTGGGGATGAGGTCGGCACGGCGCTTGAGCTGGACGGTGATGCCGCTCCAGGCCTCGTCCACGCGGACGTTCAGCTGTACCAGCGAGTTGTACGTCGCCCAGAGATACACGCCGACGAGCAGGATCACCCCGACGACGATCAGTACCGGCACGAGCCATTCCATCAGTGCCCCACCCTTCCCGTGTTTCTCTCATCCTAGACGCGGTGCCTGCACGTGGACTGGGGACGCGGCGCCCCGAGCCCCGGGATCACCTCCCCAGCACCCGCTCCAGATAGCGGTTGCTGAAGCGGCGATCCGGATCCAGGCGGTCCCGCAGCGCCACGAAGTCGTCGAAGCGCGGATAGCGCTCGCGCAGCGTCTCGTGGGTCAGCGTATGCAGCTTGCCCCA includes:
- a CDS encoding winged helix-turn-helix domain-containing protein, with protein sequence MTDTLSPAQARRIALAAQGFTRARPATVSGRHLHRVMERLGVLQIDSVNVFARSHYLPLFSRLGAYDPALLDRLFLSRTTHYVEYLAHEATFIPVEDWPLWRFRMEDFQRRWAGEDSWLRTNARTVQWVQDELRARGPLRPVDLRADAPRERGTWWDWDEVKLALEHLWRTGDVAVSGRRGFERTYALAEQVIPDGIRSREVSREDAIRELVRRAARSSGVATAADLADYYRLRDRAAVTASIADLVDAGEVLPVSVRGWERGGRPLPAWRHCDAVLPRRVETAALLTPFDPVVWFRERALRAFALDYRIEIYVPAAKRRYGYYSLPVLVGDRIVARVDLKADRATSTLQVQSAWWEPQARPGDADAIAAELLLAARWQGLSRVSVSGWGDATAALHAALSTAAPNEVRRHVHVREGAT
- the ilvA gene encoding threonine ammonia-lyase — encoded protein: MSVVPSLTEFQDAARSLAEVISHTPTLPSRALSDALGAPVLLKMENLQRTGSFKIRGAAYRLSRLSAEERARGVVAASAGNHAQGVALAAQALGIPATIFMPLGVPVPKLLATRGYGADVVLEGETVATSLRLAAEFAERTGAVLIHPFDHRDIVIGQGTLGLELLEDAPEIDTVVLGIGGGGLIAGVAAAVKAKAAELGRTIRVIGVQAENAAAVPPSLEAGEPVDIVTRPTIADGILVARPGAVPFEIIKDLVDEVVTVSDDDLARAMLVLLEQAKVVVEPAGAAGVAAILSGRVSATGTTMAVLSGGNIDPLLLQRVVSHGLAASGRYLTIRIPLPDRPGQLARVSELIAEAGANVIEAMHTRHGHGLQISEVILELSVETRGAEHSDHTLDTLRRAGFAPIVVPD
- the greA gene encoding transcription elongation factor GreA; this translates as MSTDAQVPFLTQEAYDRLVAELEHLSTVGRDEIAKRIEAAREEGDLKENGGYHAAKDEQGKQEARIRTLEALLKTAKVGEAPASRGIVEPGTVVTAVVAGGEEVFLLGSREIAAGSDLDVYSEASPLGQAILGLKVGDSSSYEAPNGRSISVEIVKVETYTG
- a CDS encoding AI-2E family transporter, with the translated sequence MSEDQRPRLRDLFRPRPVVTERTVTTEADEAVPLPLRITASYAWRLLLIAAAVGVFIWLVMLLKLLVIPLMVGILITALLWPAFSWMLRRGFPRWLAIAISLLGTIAIVTGLMWLVVWQVRAQLPDVQQRTTEAFDQFQVWLHDGPLNLSDTQIADYLQQGLDFVSEQAQLLWTGALAIGTTVGHVATGALLALFILICLLADGAGIWRWTLRIFPRKARPAVDGAARNGWTTIVNYARTQLFVATIDAIGIGLGAFLLQVPLALPVAVLVFLGSFIPIVGAVVTGAVAVFLALVYNGPWIALWMLVVVLAVQQIEGHILQPLLMGSAVKVHPLAVVLVVAGGAMIAGIPGALFAVPLAAFVNVAAVTISSGSWRTGVGPSGDLIWSTVPRERRRRNR
- a CDS encoding DUF4307 domain-containing protein gives rise to the protein MTTALPLDERYGRTRRGRWPWWVAGAVAVVLVAVFGWFTVSQSMNSVDADDLGFELVDEHAVDVRFQVTGVQGKDVVCVLEALDEEFGVVGWKVVELPAGDAHSLTRAERIPTVAEATTGLVNTCWVA
- a CDS encoding LemA family protein, yielding MEWLVPVLIVVGVILLVGVYLWATYNSLVQLNVRVDEAWSGITVQLKRRADLIPNLIETVKGYASHEKAVFENVTRARAETLSAGSPGEAGIAEGHLQQALRSLFAVAEAYPQLQASQNFLQLQQALVDTEDKIQAARRFYNGGVRELNTKIKVFPNNLFAKGLGFTEREFFEVADSGAISEPPRVQF
- a CDS encoding PAQR family membrane homeostasis protein TrhA, with the translated sequence MSTSDQTGADVPQLPLLEAAAADAATEIKPTWRGWIHAGTFPVAIVAGIVLVAVSQGAAAKWAAVVFMATSLLLFGNSAVYHRFNWRPRVKGILKRIDHANILLLIAGTYTPLATLALPPEKGVLLLSLVWGGAILGILFRVFWIHAPRWLYVALYLLLGWAAVMYIVDLLDANVAMMVLVIVGGLLYTGGAIVYALKKPNPWPGHFGFHEIFHVCTVLAFLCHWTACLLIALHPLSPSLGAP